One window from the genome of Carcharodon carcharias isolate sCarCar2 chromosome 9, sCarCar2.pri, whole genome shotgun sequence encodes:
- the tmcc2 gene encoding transmembrane and coiled-coil domains protein 2 isoform X2 gives MPLHYEQWCFIQLEKGDVSTLSLPANTSHGGSDSNISLDVPDGTPDPHKTKAAIDHLHQKILKITEQIKIEQTARDDNVAEYLKLANNADKQQASRIKQVFEKKNQKSAQTIAQLHKKLEHYHRKLKEIEQNGLSRQPKDVLRDMQQGLKDVGANVRAGISGFGGGVVEGVKGGLSGLSQVTHTAVVSKPREFASLIRNKFGSADNIAHLKDTLDESHQEETTRTLSGSATLVSSPKYGSEDECSSATSGSAGGSNSGAGAGGMGSPKSNTLDSHHNNFDTILDELREIKDNQSHLEDAMEDLKGQLQRDYAYMTQCLQEERYRYERLEEQLNDLTELHQNEMSNLKQELASMEEKVAYQSDERARDIQEALESCLTRITKLELQQQQQQVVQLEGVENANARALLGKFINVILALMAVILVFVSTIANFITPLMKTRFRVLSTLLLVLFLVSLWKQWENIMYLSEQIQLPS, from the exons CTTGAAAAGGGAGATGTGAGTACACTCAGTTTGCCAGCAAACACCAGCCATGGGGGCTCAGACTCCAACATCAGCCTTGATGTGCCTGATGGGACCCCAGATCCTCATAAGACAAAAGCCGCCATAGACCACCTTCACCAGAAGATCCTGAAAATCACAGAGCAGATAAAAATCGAGCAAACTGCACGGGATGATAATGTAGCCGAATACTTGAAGTTGGCCAACAATGCAGACAAACAGCAAGCTTCGCGTATCAAGCAGGTCTTTGAGAAGAAGAACCAGAAATCGGCACAGACAATTGCACAGCTGCACAAGAAGCTAGAACACTACCACAGAAAACTGAAAG AGATTGAACAAAATGGTCTTTCGAGGCAGCCAAAGGATGTTCTGCGGGACATGCAGCAAGGTCTAAAGGATGTGGGTGCCAATGTTCGAGCTGGAATCAGCGGATTTGGTGGAGGTGTGGTGGAAGGTGTGAAGGGAGGCCTGTCCGGTCTCTCTCAAGTCACTCACACGGCTGTAGTTTCCAAACCACGAGAGTTTGCCAGTCTGATACGAAACAAATTTGGCAGCGCCGACAACATTGCACACTTGAAAGACACATTGGATGAGTCACATCAGGAAGAGACCACCAGGACTCTGAGTGGCAGTGCTACATTAGTGTCAAGCCCCAAGTATGGAAGTGAGGATGAATGCTCCAGTGCAACATCTGGCTCTGCAGGTGGGAGTAACTCTGGGGCGGGAGCTGGAGGCATGGGGAGCCCCAAATCGAATACGCTTGACAGCCATCATAACAACTTCGATACTATCCTGGATGAACTTCGCGAAATTAAAGATAACCAATCACATCTGGAGGATGCAATGGAAGATTTGAAAGGGCAGCTACAAAGAGACTATGCTTATATGACGCAGTGTTTGCAAGAAGAACGATACAG GTATGAACGCCTGGAGGAGCAGCTGAATGATCTGACTGAGCTTCATCAAAATGAAATGTCTAACTTGAAACAGGAGCTTGCCAGTATGGAGGAAAAAGTGGCATACCAGTCAGATGAGAGGGCCAGAGATATCCAG GAAGCATTGGAGTCGTGTCTCACCCGGATCACCAAACTGGAgcttcagcaacagcagcagcaggtggtGCAGCTGGAAGGGGTGGAGAACGCTAATGCAAGGGCACTGCTGGGCAAATTCATCAATGTTATCTTGGCACTCATGGCTGTCATACTGGTCTTTGTCTCCACCATAGCCAATTTCATCACTCCTCTCATGAAGACACGGTTCCGGGTGCTTAGCacgctgctgctggtgctgttcctcgtGTCCCTCTGGAAGCAATGGGAAAATATTATGTACTTGTCAGAACAGATCCAGTTGCCCAGCTGA